From Pseudodesulfovibrio alkaliphilus, one genomic window encodes:
- a CDS encoding acylneuraminate cytidylyltransferase family protein → MDKKTTTGKETLAIIPARGGSKGIPHKNIRLLCGKPLIAYSIETALAARTIDRVVVSTDDEEIAAVAREYGAEVPFLRPADMATDSAEIFECVNHTMQTLFDKEGYRSDAYVLLYPSHLFRKVSLVDDMVRTLFEGRYYTATTVRKIDLQGDGYFVKDEEARLKPLLDSKRFGGGAYYRFYGSVLVRSNLFEPVPRYARVLTDEIEYIDIDEWEDFYLAEEVIARGLYDFEL, encoded by the coding sequence ATGGACAAAAAGACGACAACCGGCAAGGAAACCCTGGCCATCATCCCGGCGCGAGGCGGCTCCAAGGGTATTCCGCACAAGAATATCCGCCTCCTTTGCGGCAAGCCACTGATCGCCTATTCCATTGAAACCGCCCTGGCCGCTCGGACCATTGACCGGGTGGTGGTCTCCACCGACGACGAAGAAATCGCAGCAGTGGCCCGCGAGTACGGCGCAGAAGTGCCGTTCCTGCGCCCCGCAGACATGGCCACGGACTCCGCCGAAATTTTTGAATGCGTCAATCACACCATGCAGACCTTGTTCGACAAGGAGGGCTACCGTTCCGACGCGTATGTGCTACTCTACCCGTCACATTTGTTTCGCAAGGTCTCGTTGGTGGACGACATGGTCCGCACCCTATTCGAGGGCCGATATTACACGGCGACCACTGTCCGAAAAATTGACCTTCAGGGCGACGGCTATTTCGTCAAGGACGAGGAAGCAAGGCTCAAACCCCTGCTGGACAGCAAGCGATTCGGCGGCGGAGCCTATTACCGTTTTTACGGTTCGGTCCTGGTCCGCTCCAACCTGTTCGAGCCTGTGCCCCGTTACGCCAGAGTGCTGACCGATGAAATCGAGTATATCGACATCGACGAATGGGAAG
- a CDS encoding AglZ/HisF2 family acetamidino modification protein gives MLLARVIPILLLHDESLVKTTRFGKFVYIGDPCNTIRIFNELEVDELIILDILASRRGSGPNFRLLAEVAMECFMPISYGGGIHSFAQAKQVFDIGIEKVALNTACFRDPRIISQIAGHFGSQAVIASMDVRKSFWGSPKVFRNGGRKNTGEDPVSWARRVEELGAGEILLTNIDREGTWEGFDLDLVRAVSDAVSIPVIAHGGAGCVKHIGEAVKRGKASAVGLGSMVVLQKKGMGVLVNFPAQEELSQALAD, from the coding sequence ATGCTGCTCGCTCGCGTTATTCCTATCCTGCTGCTGCACGACGAAAGCCTGGTCAAGACCACCAGGTTCGGCAAGTTTGTATACATTGGCGATCCGTGCAATACGATACGGATTTTCAATGAGCTGGAGGTGGACGAACTCATCATTTTGGATATTCTGGCTTCCCGGCGAGGCTCCGGGCCCAACTTCAGGCTGCTCGCCGAGGTTGCCATGGAGTGTTTCATGCCCATCTCCTACGGCGGAGGCATTCATTCCTTTGCACAGGCCAAACAGGTCTTCGACATCGGCATCGAGAAGGTCGCGCTCAACACGGCCTGCTTCAGGGATCCTCGGATCATTTCCCAAATCGCCGGTCACTTCGGTTCCCAGGCCGTCATTGCATCCATGGATGTCCGCAAGTCTTTTTGGGGTAGCCCCAAGGTTTTTCGGAATGGAGGCAGGAAGAATACCGGCGAGGACCCGGTGTCCTGGGCTCGCAGGGTCGAGGAGCTTGGTGCAGGGGAGATCTTATTGACAAACATAGATCGGGAGGGGACCTGGGAAGGGTTCGATCTCGATCTGGTTCGTGCGGTAAGCGACGCAGTGTCCATTCCGGTTATCGCTCACGGAGGAGCCGGATGCGTCAAACACATTGGGGAGGCCGTAAAACGCGGGAAGGCCTCGGCCGTGGGGCTCGGCAGCATGGTTGTGTTGCAAAAGAAGGGCATGGGCGTCCTGGTGAATTTTCCCGCCCAGGAAGAACTGTCACAAGCACTGGCTGATTGA
- a CDS encoding N-acetyl sugar amidotransferase, which translates to MARINSDLSNVEFQVCSRCIYDERVDGISFDGNGVCSYCHRQDELMEYYGTGQSKGENKFDRIVEEIKRHGQGRRYDCVVGVSGGTDSSYMLHLAKERGLRPLAVHYDNTWNTAVSTQNIRKMLAALDVDLYTHVIDNKEADDIFRAFFLAGVPEIEASTDLALAEVMYRAAAKWGIRYALEGHSFVTEGITPLGSNYFDGKYIAAIHARYGSRPMKTYPLMTFSRFLWWAVVRRVQRVRPYWYIHYSKEGAMELLKEKYGWEYYGGHHLENRMTAFAHNVYLPGKFNVDFRNNTLAALARQGKLSREEAWDRYNAPRNTEAGLVSYFCKRLGFSEDEFEAIMRAPSRSWTEFPTYKKRFEHLRPLFAFLLRRGLVPHSFYLKYCFSEGSR; encoded by the coding sequence ATGGCCAGGATCAACTCTGACTTGAGTAACGTCGAGTTTCAGGTCTGCTCGCGTTGCATCTACGACGAGCGCGTGGACGGCATTTCGTTCGACGGGAACGGAGTGTGCAGCTATTGCCACCGGCAAGACGAACTCATGGAGTATTATGGAACGGGGCAAAGCAAGGGCGAGAACAAATTCGACCGTATCGTCGAGGAGATAAAACGGCACGGCCAGGGACGAAGGTATGACTGCGTGGTCGGCGTAAGCGGCGGGACAGATTCCTCCTACATGCTCCACTTAGCCAAGGAGCGGGGTCTGCGTCCGCTGGCCGTGCACTACGATAACACCTGGAACACTGCCGTCTCGACACAGAACATCCGCAAGATGCTCGCTGCTCTGGATGTGGATCTTTACACCCACGTGATCGACAACAAGGAGGCGGACGACATCTTCCGCGCCTTCTTTCTTGCAGGCGTACCCGAGATTGAGGCCTCCACCGATCTGGCTCTAGCCGAGGTCATGTACCGGGCGGCGGCAAAATGGGGCATTCGCTACGCTCTGGAAGGGCACTCGTTCGTTACTGAGGGCATCACCCCGCTGGGAAGCAATTATTTCGACGGCAAGTACATCGCCGCCATCCATGCGAGATACGGCAGCCGGCCCATGAAAACCTACCCGCTGATGACCTTTTCCCGTTTTCTCTGGTGGGCCGTTGTCCGTCGGGTGCAGCGTGTCCGGCCGTACTGGTACATTCATTACTCCAAAGAGGGCGCAATGGAACTGCTCAAGGAGAAGTACGGCTGGGAATACTATGGGGGCCACCACTTGGAGAACCGCATGACCGCCTTCGCGCACAACGTATATCTCCCAGGCAAGTTCAATGTGGACTTCCGCAACAACACCCTGGCCGCCCTCGCCCGTCAGGGAAAGCTGTCTCGGGAGGAAGCGTGGGACCGATACAACGCCCCTCGCAACACGGAAGCGGGCCTTGTCTCCTATTTCTGCAAACGGTTGGGATTTTCCGAGGATGAGTTTGAGGCCATCATGCGTGCGCCAAGCCGTTCGTGGACCGAATTTCCTACCTACAAGAAGCGGTTTGAACATTTGCGGCCGCTCTTCGCCTTTCTGCTAAGGCGTGGCCTTGTGCCCCACAGCTTCTATCTGAAGTACTGCTTTTCGGAGGGAAGCCGATGA
- the asnB gene encoding asparagine synthase (glutamine-hydrolyzing), whose protein sequence is MCGICGVLSFSGERAQENAVAAMADAIRHRGPDGNGSFVEGPVGLGHRRLAIIDLSEGGAQPMPYANGRYHITYNGEVYNYRELRTELEQLGCRFRSSSDTEVVLAAYAAWGRGCAKRFNGMFALGIWDTLKGELFLARDRYGIKPLYYAFFGDTFLFGSEQKAILAHPAARRKLDPKAMLEYFTFQNIFTDRTLLKDIKTFPTGCTAVIALTEKRLKLTRYWDFDFREPEVCLSDAEYQEELSMLLEQAVSRQMVSDVEVGAYLSGGIDSGCISALAARSNPYMKSFTCGFDLHSSTGLEAGFDERERAELMSYLFKTEHYEMVLKAGDMERCLPALAYHLEEPRVGQSYPNYYIAKLASKFVKVVLGGAGGDELFGGYPWRYYRAASCSSFEHYIDEYYVFWQRLIPNRLIKRVFAPIWDEVRDVWTRDIFSNVFGERRDAPSSPEQFVNNSLYFEAKTFLHGLLTVKDKLSMAHSLETRVPFLDNDLVDFAMRLPVNTKLGNLREAIRINENETSSKANKYFRKTRDGKLILRKVAERFVPPDISTAAKQGFSAPDASWFRGESIKFVGDRLIKNDARIYRYLDRSSVRELVMEHLSGQSNRRLLVWSLINVDEWMGQYLQ, encoded by the coding sequence ATGTGTGGTATCTGCGGTGTGTTGAGTTTTTCAGGAGAGCGCGCCCAGGAAAACGCTGTGGCCGCTATGGCCGACGCCATCCGCCACCGGGGTCCCGATGGCAATGGCAGTTTCGTGGAGGGCCCCGTGGGGCTGGGGCATCGGCGACTCGCGATTATCGACCTGTCCGAAGGCGGGGCTCAACCGATGCCCTACGCCAACGGCCGTTACCACATCACTTACAACGGAGAAGTCTACAACTACCGCGAGCTGCGCACCGAGCTCGAACAACTGGGCTGCCGCTTCCGGTCTTCCTCGGACACGGAAGTGGTCCTTGCCGCCTATGCCGCCTGGGGCCGGGGCTGCGCCAAGCGTTTCAACGGAATGTTCGCACTGGGCATATGGGACACGCTCAAGGGTGAGCTCTTTCTGGCCCGCGACCGCTACGGCATCAAGCCGCTGTATTACGCGTTCTTTGGCGACACGTTCCTCTTCGGCTCCGAGCAGAAGGCCATCCTGGCCCACCCTGCCGCTCGCCGCAAGCTCGACCCAAAAGCCATGCTCGAATACTTCACCTTCCAGAACATTTTCACTGACCGCACACTGCTCAAGGACATCAAGACTTTCCCGACTGGGTGTACGGCGGTCATAGCGCTGACGGAAAAACGGCTGAAGCTTACGCGCTACTGGGACTTCGATTTCCGCGAGCCGGAAGTCTGCCTGAGCGATGCCGAGTATCAGGAGGAGCTGTCCATGCTCTTGGAACAGGCCGTGAGCCGCCAAATGGTCAGCGATGTGGAGGTGGGGGCATATCTTTCAGGCGGCATCGATTCGGGCTGCATCTCGGCTCTGGCCGCCCGGTCCAATCCGTATATGAAGAGCTTCACCTGCGGATTTGACCTGCACTCCTCCACCGGACTGGAAGCCGGGTTTGACGAACGCGAGCGGGCCGAGCTGATGTCCTACCTTTTTAAGACCGAACACTATGAGATGGTTCTCAAGGCGGGCGACATGGAACGCTGTCTGCCTGCGCTGGCGTACCACTTGGAGGAGCCAAGGGTCGGGCAGAGCTATCCAAACTACTACATCGCCAAGCTGGCCTCCAAATTCGTCAAGGTCGTCTTGGGCGGGGCGGGCGGCGACGAACTCTTCGGCGGCTACCCCTGGCGCTACTATAGGGCCGCGAGTTGTTCCAGTTTCGAGCACTATATCGACGAGTACTACGTATTCTGGCAGCGCTTGATCCCCAACCGGCTGATCAAGCGCGTCTTCGCGCCCATATGGGACGAAGTGCGGGACGTTTGGACTCGCGACATCTTTAGCAACGTGTTCGGCGAGCGACGCGACGCCCCGAGTTCTCCAGAACAGTTCGTCAATAATTCCTTATATTTTGAGGCCAAGACTTTTCTGCATGGGCTGCTCACGGTCAAGGACAAATTGTCCATGGCCCACTCTTTGGAGACACGGGTGCCGTTTCTGGACAACGACTTGGTGGATTTCGCCATGCGGCTTCCGGTGAACACCAAGCTCGGCAATCTGCGAGAGGCCATCCGCATCAACGAGAACGAGACCAGCTCAAAGGCAAACAAGTATTTCCGCAAGACCAGGGATGGCAAGCTCATTCTGCGCAAGGTTGCGGAGCGATTCGTTCCTCCGGACATATCGACCGCGGCCAAGCAGGGCTTTTCCGCTCCAGACGCCAGTTGGTTCCGGGGAGAGTCCATCAAGTTTGTGGGCGATCGGCTGATCAAGAACGATGCCCGCATATACCGTTATCTCGATCGTTCAAGCGTCCGGGAGCTGGTCATGGAGCACCTGAGCGGCCAATCCAACCGCCGACTGCTCGTCTGGTCCCTGATCAACGTGGACGAGTGGATGGGGCAATACCTTCAATAG
- a CDS encoding Gfo/Idh/MocA family oxidoreductase, producing the protein MSKESPRLALIGAGYWGKNLVRNFHGLGCLDLICDRSEELLARFREQYPDVETCHAVREALSRDDIDAVAIATPAQFHFEQARDALLAGKHVFVEKPMALREGDVTVLIDLARKRGLTLMVGHLLQYHPVFRALKQLAADGELGRINYIYSNRLNLGKIRREENILWSFAPHDISMILSLAGEEPDSVMATGGNFLHHEIADVTTTHLTFPSGMQAHVFVSWLHPYKEQKLVVVGDKNMALFDDTRPWEEKLLLYPHGIKWTNNIPVPAEAEARKVVVPQDEPLKLECAHFLECVVKGTRPLTDGEEARRVLGVLNNAQKSLDRHGQRVFPAPRNVAGENGPTIHPTAYVDDDTAIGAGTRIWHFSHILSGTTVGANCNIGQNVVIGPNVSVGEGCKIQNNVSVYEGVTLEDGVFCGPSMVFTNVFNPRSHISRRKELKPTLVRRGATLGANCTIVCGNVVGRYAFVGAGAVVTRNVPDYALVVGNSAVQKGWVCRCGARLPEDLTCIECGTRFDQGDTGLKVRGDEA; encoded by the coding sequence ATGAGCAAGGAGAGCCCTCGACTCGCGCTGATCGGAGCAGGCTACTGGGGCAAGAACCTCGTTCGCAATTTTCACGGCCTCGGTTGCCTCGACCTGATCTGCGACCGCAGCGAGGAGTTGTTGGCCCGCTTCCGCGAGCAGTATCCCGACGTGGAGACCTGCCACGCCGTGCGTGAGGCCCTCTCCAGGGATGACATTGACGCCGTGGCTATCGCCACCCCGGCCCAGTTCCATTTCGAGCAGGCTCGCGACGCGCTTCTGGCGGGCAAGCATGTTTTTGTGGAGAAGCCCATGGCCCTGCGCGAAGGCGATGTCACCGTGCTCATCGACCTGGCCAGGAAACGGGGCCTGACGCTTATGGTCGGCCACCTGCTCCAGTATCATCCCGTCTTCCGCGCACTCAAGCAACTGGCTGCCGACGGCGAGCTCGGGCGTATCAACTACATCTATTCCAACCGTTTGAATTTGGGCAAGATTCGTCGTGAGGAGAACATTCTGTGGTCCTTCGCCCCCCACGACATCTCCATGATTCTCTCCCTGGCCGGGGAGGAGCCCGATTCGGTCATGGCCACGGGTGGCAACTTTTTGCACCACGAAATCGCAGACGTGACCACCACCCACCTAACCTTCCCCTCGGGCATGCAGGCCCATGTCTTCGTCTCTTGGCTGCATCCCTACAAAGAACAAAAGCTGGTCGTGGTTGGCGACAAGAATATGGCCCTGTTCGACGACACCCGGCCATGGGAGGAAAAGCTCCTGCTCTATCCCCACGGCATCAAGTGGACCAACAACATCCCGGTACCGGCCGAGGCCGAGGCCCGCAAGGTCGTCGTCCCCCAGGACGAGCCCCTCAAACTCGAATGCGCCCATTTCCTCGAATGTGTGGTCAAGGGCACGAGGCCTCTGACCGACGGCGAAGAGGCGCGGCGGGTCTTGGGTGTCCTGAACAACGCCCAGAAATCCCTGGACCGCCACGGCCAGAGAGTTTTTCCGGCTCCGCGAAACGTGGCCGGGGAGAATGGGCCGACCATCCACCCGACGGCCTATGTTGACGACGACACGGCCATTGGAGCGGGCACGCGCATCTGGCATTTCAGCCACATTCTGAGCGGCACCACTGTGGGTGCCAACTGCAACATCGGCCAGAACGTAGTCATCGGGCCCAACGTCAGCGTGGGCGAAGGCTGCAAGATTCAGAACAACGTATCGGTCTACGAAGGAGTGACTCTTGAGGACGGAGTATTCTGCGGTCCGTCCATGGTCTTCACCAACGTCTTCAACCCACGCAGCCATATCTCCCGGCGAAAAGAGCTCAAACCCACCCTGGTGCGCCGGGGGGCGACGCTTGGAGCCAACTGCACCATTGTCTGCGGCAACGTCGTCGGCCGCTACGCCTTTGTCGGGGCGGGTGCTGTGGTCACCCGCAATGTGCCGGACTATGCGTTGGTGGTAGGCAACTCCGCCGTGCAGAAGGGCTGGGTCTGCCGCTGCGGCGCCCGTCTGCCCGAGGATCTGACCTGCATTGAGTGCGGGACGCGGTTTGACCAAGGTGACACCGGGCTGAAGGTCAGGGGGGACGAAGCATGA
- a CDS encoding DegT/DnrJ/EryC1/StrS family aminotransferase, whose amino-acid sequence MYRIPLSKPFMTEDIMDRVRAVLKSGFLTEGPVTREFEQAVAEKVGATHCVAATSCTTGLEMALRALGIGLGDEVIVPDYTYPATAMVVNIIGAECVVVDVDPRTMLIDYDALKAEISPKTRAVIPVSLFGNPLDWDRLREIRERTDIFIVEDAACALGSSHRGAMTGSLADISVFSHHPRKFITTGEGGTVTTNNAEWAEWMVSYKHFGLRRADSRLSCEFYRIGTNYKLSDVLAGIGVAQIRHMEGLLTERRGLAAFYRAFFADDERIGLPEITQNGEHSWQTCCVFVKERDRVMEAMRSRGIEVQIGTYALHMHPAFANNPACRFASAMEGSRYAFEHSLALPLYPGMTEAEQTEVGETLKEVLP is encoded by the coding sequence ATGTACCGTATTCCCCTGAGCAAGCCGTTCATGACTGAGGACATCATGGACAGAGTCCGCGCAGTCCTCAAATCCGGCTTCCTGACCGAAGGGCCTGTGACCCGTGAATTCGAGCAGGCCGTTGCCGAGAAGGTCGGGGCCACCCACTGTGTGGCCGCGACCTCCTGCACCACAGGGCTTGAAATGGCCCTGCGTGCACTGGGCATCGGGCTGGGCGACGAAGTCATTGTCCCGGATTATACCTACCCTGCCACAGCCATGGTGGTGAACATCATTGGGGCCGAATGCGTCGTGGTTGACGTTGACCCCAGAACCATGCTCATCGACTATGACGCCCTGAAAGCGGAGATCAGCCCGAAAACCAGAGCGGTCATTCCGGTCTCACTGTTCGGCAACCCTCTCGACTGGGACCGACTGAGGGAGATCAGGGAGCGCACCGACATCTTCATCGTCGAGGATGCGGCCTGCGCCCTTGGTTCGTCTCACAGAGGGGCCATGACAGGCTCCCTGGCCGACATCTCGGTTTTCAGCCACCATCCACGAAAGTTCATCACCACTGGCGAGGGCGGCACCGTGACGACGAATAACGCCGAGTGGGCCGAGTGGATGGTCTCCTACAAACACTTCGGTCTGCGCCGCGCCGACTCCCGTCTGAGCTGCGAGTTTTATCGAATCGGAACCAATTATAAACTGAGTGATGTGTTGGCTGGCATAGGGGTTGCACAAATCAGGCACATGGAAGGATTATTGACGGAACGGCGGGGTTTGGCGGCATTTTATAGGGCCTTTTTTGCCGACGACGAACGGATTGGTCTTCCTGAAATCACTCAAAATGGTGAACATTCCTGGCAGACCTGCTGCGTTTTCGTCAAGGAACGGGACCGTGTCATGGAGGCCATGCGCTCCCGGGGAATCGAGGTTCAGATCGGGACCTACGCCCTGCACATGCACCCTGCTTTCGCCAACAATCCGGCCTGTCGGTTCGCGAGCGCCATGGAGGGAAGCCGTTACGCCTTTGAGCACTCACTGGCCTTGCCCCTCTACCCCGGCATGACCGAGGCTGAGCAGACCGAAGTGGGCGAAACCCTGAAGGAGGTTTTGCCATAA
- a CDS encoding acyltransferase — MTKLKQCYLAADMRMRRKFQRSLPFADAIFDRWERAELLGFGKGSSIYDSSLVFGEISVGENVWIGPFTILDGTGGGLSIGPCCSISAGVHLYTHDSVAHALSGRKAPLHHAPVAIGRCTFIGPHSIVKAGVTIGDHCVVAAHSFVNRDIPPRTIVAGTPARPVGRVEIDGEQVSLKYDREEG, encoded by the coding sequence TTGACGAAACTGAAGCAGTGCTACCTGGCTGCGGACATGCGCATGCGCCGGAAGTTCCAGCGCAGCCTGCCCTTCGCGGACGCCATTTTTGACCGCTGGGAACGGGCCGAGCTGCTTGGCTTCGGCAAGGGATCGAGCATTTACGACTCATCGCTGGTTTTTGGTGAAATCTCGGTGGGCGAGAACGTATGGATCGGGCCGTTCACCATCCTGGACGGTACCGGCGGCGGGTTGTCCATCGGCCCCTGTTGCAGCATCTCGGCCGGTGTGCATCTTTATACCCACGACAGCGTGGCCCACGCCCTGTCCGGGCGCAAGGCCCCACTGCACCACGCCCCGGTCGCCATCGGCCGATGCACCTTCATCGGCCCCCACTCCATCGTCAAGGCGGGCGTGACCATTGGCGACCACTGCGTGGTCGCGGCCCACTCCTTCGTCAACCGCGATATCCCTCCCCGGACCATCGTGGCCGGAACCCCGGCTCGTCCTGTGGGCAGGGTGGAGATCGACGGCGAGCAGGTTTCGCTCAAGTACGATCGAGAGGAAGGATAG
- a CDS encoding radical SAM/SPASM domain-containing protein, translating into MTRGLPGDPGSFPKRVTLELTNQCNLNCTFCPRRYMEKERGFLDFGLAQELIREMADHAPVTVVPFFRGESLLHPQWYESLKLIQELQVGEIQFTTNASLLDRKKSERVLDLGLSFISFSLDTLDPALYESSRRGSDYHLVMNNVLDFLELRDKLGVPTRVQVSAVETDLHRPGMDAFVEFWRDKVDRVRIYAEHSSDGHPGSIDEPLPEFEERLPCHKPFTDMVVYWNGQTACCNHDWTRLVDGTPLGNVAELGIANVWRGEAYARLREAHRCGAFDGVTPCVGCDHWKMYYMNAGYLGRTYDKRG; encoded by the coding sequence ATGACCAGGGGGCTGCCCGGAGATCCAGGCTCCTTCCCGAAGCGGGTGACATTGGAACTGACCAACCAATGCAACTTAAACTGCACCTTCTGCCCAAGACGATATATGGAGAAAGAGCGCGGCTTTCTCGATTTCGGTCTGGCTCAGGAGCTCATCCGCGAGATGGCCGACCACGCCCCGGTGACCGTGGTTCCGTTTTTTCGGGGTGAAAGCTTGCTTCACCCGCAATGGTACGAGAGTCTCAAGCTCATCCAGGAGTTGCAAGTCGGGGAAATCCAGTTCACCACCAACGCCTCGCTCCTCGACCGCAAAAAAAGTGAGCGCGTCCTCGATCTCGGCTTGTCCTTCATCTCCTTCTCGCTCGACACCCTGGATCCAGCCCTCTACGAATCAAGCCGCCGGGGATCGGATTATCACCTGGTGATGAACAATGTTTTGGATTTTTTGGAACTGCGTGACAAACTCGGGGTCCCGACCCGTGTCCAGGTCAGCGCGGTGGAAACCGATCTGCACCGGCCAGGCATGGATGCTTTCGTCGAGTTTTGGCGCGACAAAGTGGACCGGGTGCGTATCTATGCTGAACACTCCTCGGACGGGCACCCCGGAAGCATCGACGAGCCTTTGCCCGAGTTCGAGGAACGGCTTCCCTGCCATAAGCCCTTCACGGATATGGTCGTCTACTGGAACGGGCAGACGGCTTGCTGCAACCACGACTGGACCCGGTTGGTGGACGGCACACCGCTCGGCAACGTAGCCGAATTGGGTATCGCCAATGTATGGCGGGGCGAAGCCTATGCCCGGCTGCGAGAGGCACACCGCTGTGGAGCGTTCGATGGCGTGACCCCGTGTGTCGGTTGCGACCACTGGAAGATGTACTATATGAACGCCGGATACCTCGGGCGCACCTATGATAAACGAGGCTGA
- the hisH gene encoding imidazole glycerol phosphate synthase subunit HisH, which yields MIIIVDYGMGNLGSIRNMFSRIGVSSVITGDPAVVARAEKLILPGVGAFDAAMKTLSETGLTEILAQKALVERTPTLGICLGMQLLTRGSEEGVRPGLGWIDAEAKRFPKGEEFKVPHIGWNTVECVGDCPWALPPREEQRFYFVHSYYVQVANEADSLFKTRYGLTFDSGIHHGNIYGFQFHPEKSHKFGMRLFSWFAEI from the coding sequence ATGATCATCATCGTGGATTACGGTATGGGGAATCTCGGCTCTATCCGCAACATGTTCAGTCGCATCGGCGTTTCATCGGTCATTACCGGCGATCCCGCTGTGGTGGCCCGGGCTGAGAAGCTGATCCTTCCGGGAGTGGGGGCGTTCGATGCGGCCATGAAGACATTGAGCGAGACCGGACTGACCGAAATCCTTGCCCAGAAAGCTCTGGTAGAGAGGACCCCGACCCTGGGCATCTGTTTGGGTATGCAGCTGTTGACAAGGGGTAGCGAGGAGGGCGTCCGGCCCGGCCTCGGTTGGATCGACGCGGAAGCCAAGCGGTTTCCCAAGGGCGAGGAATTCAAGGTCCCACACATAGGCTGGAATACCGTGGAGTGTGTCGGCGATTGCCCTTGGGCCTTGCCCCCTCGGGAAGAGCAGCGCTTCTACTTCGTTCACTCGTACTATGTGCAAGTGGCGAACGAGGCTGACTCCCTGTTCAAGACCCGTTACGGCCTGACGTTCGACTCGGGCATACATCACGGCAACATTTACGGGTTTCAATTCCACCCCGAAAAGAGCCACAAGTTCGGGATGCGCCTTTTTTCATGGTTTGCGGAGATATGA